A stretch of DNA from Phycisphaerae bacterium:
GCCCCACCGTTCACCAGGCCAAGCAACCGCTCATCCAGATCGTCGACTTCGTAACAAATATGATAGAGAGCGATGCCGCGCCGCAGGATCGAGTCCAGTGGCCCGGGCGATCCCGCCGGCTCCAGCAGTTCGATTCGCAAGTCCGCCGCGCGGAGAAACTGAACGAATACGCCTTGATTCGAATCTTCGTACCGCGGTCCTTCCGGCTCCGCCCCCAACAGCGCGCGCAAAAGTCCCATCGCCTGTCCCGTGTTTTGCACGGCCATCCCCACATGGTGAAATCGTCCGAAGGGTGTTCCTGTCATGCCGTAGCCTTGATGGGTGCCCTCGTCATGATTTCGATCGCTGCGAGGATTCATTGCGTTCGTCGATCGCCGGGGAATTTGATCCCTGGGGGGTTGTGCGCTCCGTTGTCTTCTGCGGCGACTTGCCCCACTCCGACAAATTTCCATTTCCATCCGTTCCCAAAAGGAGGCTTCGCCGCAGCGGTTTTCGCCAGCCGATGTGACGGCCCCGCGGGGTGCCCCCGAAGTTGGAAAAGGCAGGCACGCTACGGGCGAGCTCGGTATTCGCATGAATGATCGCCCCGCGGCCAATGGTCACTCCGGGCATGATGCGAGCCATGATTCCGATGAAGGCATAGTCTTCGATCAGCACGGGCGCTTCGTTGACCAATTGTTGATCCTTCGGGGCCATGTGCGACATGCTGACGAGCAGGCCGGGATCGCTGGGAATCATGGCCACTCCCGTCGCACTGTAGATGTGCGCGTTGGCCGAGACACCGACGAGATCGCCGATCTTCACGCCCCCGCGACCGGCAATGTGTACGCCGGGCCCGAGATGGACGTAGTTGCCGATTTCGATCGAGCCCCGTTGGCCCTGTTTGCGATTGCCGGCCCCCAGGCGAACGAAGGTGTCGATGTGGCAATGCGATCCGATCGTCACGTTTTCGGCGCCCCAGATTTCGACGTTCTGATCGATGATGGTGTTCTGGCCGAGGGACTTCAGCTGCCCTTTCCAATAGGCGCTCCGCAGAAAGAAGCCAAAGCCATTGCGAGTAAAGGTACGGGCAATTATCTCAACGGCCCAAGATAAAACAGGGATTCTCGCCAGACCAATGATTATCGCCTGAAGCACGGCCATGACGGCCATGACGATCCGCGTCAGCAGCATCCACGGGCCGGTCGGCCGGGCCAGTGTCGGATCGGCCATGCAGCCCTGCAGCGCGGCGAGGACAAAGTCTTTATTAAAGACCAGCCAGCCACGTGGCGGCGGAGGCGTCGGAGCGGTGTACCACTGCCGCCCAATGGAATCTGATTCCTGCTGGATCGGATCAGCGGTCATCGTGAACACCCATCTCCCTCCTCAGATTTCCCGGCCGGCGCGATCTTGGGGCAATTCACCATTTGAGGCCGGCGCCTTAATGACGAAGCACTGGCCATTCCGAAGCGAAATCGGATTCTCCGGCTTGTCGGCAAAGAACTCGTCGACCGCCAGTTTCGCAGCACGGATGTAGGCCGGTGCGCCGTAGTCGTCGCAAACCATGATGCCGCCGGGAACGACTCGGGAATAAAAGAACTCGAAGGCGTCGCGAGTAGATTGGTAAAGATCGAGGTCGATGTGAACCATCGCAAAACGTCGATCCTTGACCACGCCGAGCGTGTGCGGAATGAAACCGGGATTAAACGTGATATTTGGATAGTCGCGCAACAGGGACTTTACATGGTCCAGGCTGGTGTTGCCGAAATCCCCTTGTCGGTGGGAACTGGCATCGCCATCCGCGGACTTCGGCATCCCCTCGAATGTGTCAAATAGATGGATCTGCTTGTCGGTCTCCCCGGATTCACGCAGCGTCGAGGCCAACAGAAGCGCCGTTCCGCCGCGGAAGACGCCGCACTCCGCCAGGTCGCCAGGCAGCCTGGCGCAATGCTGGCAAAACCGGTAAAGCGAGTAACAGCGGTCCTCCTTCACGCAGGTGTGGTCTTGGATGCGGCGATACTTCTCTTGGAACCACTCTTCGAACCACGGCGCGTAGGTGAAGTAGCCGTAGGGCGGGCAAAGCGTGTAGGTCTCCGGCGTCCCGCGGCGGGTGATTTCGTAGCCAAGGGCACGGACACATCTCTGAATAATGCCCTTCCACGACATGTCTGAACATTAGCTCCTAAGAGATAGAGGGCGTCGCGGCGAACCTGCGCGGCGACGCTTTTCGCTTAATTCCACTCTTGTTGTACAAATCGTAATGGCGACATTTGCACGTGTCCAGAATAGTCCGGCCGCGCCGACGCATCCTCCGAAACATCCAACGCGTTCCGCGCGCTGCGAATGCGATCGAAAACCTGTATCGCTGACGTATCCCCCCCGACGGACCCGGATCGGCCGTGAATTCGCAATACACCCGCCGGGTGGCTACCAGTCGTTTCGATTTCCGTCGAATCACCCCCACGGTCAGTTTACCGCCGACGGTCGGCCACACTCGGCCGTGACCAGCGCCTCGCGGCGCGCGGGGAGTGCCCGCGCAATCACCTCGCCCAGCGGACCGAATTGATTCCGAGACAGGATCGCCCGCAACTT
This window harbors:
- a CDS encoding TylF/MycF/NovP-related O-methyltransferase; translated protein: MSWKGIIQRCVRALGYEITRRGTPETYTLCPPYGYFTYAPWFEEWFQEKYRRIQDHTCVKEDRCYSLYRFCQHCARLPGDLAECGVFRGGTALLLASTLRESGETDKQIHLFDTFEGMPKSADGDASSHRQGDFGNTSLDHVKSLLRDYPNITFNPGFIPHTLGVVKDRRFAMVHIDLDLYQSTRDAFEFFYSRVVPGGIMVCDDYGAPAYIRAAKLAVDEFFADKPENPISLRNGQCFVIKAPASNGELPQDRAGREI
- a CDS encoding acyltransferase, yielding MTADPIQQESDSIGRQWYTAPTPPPPRGWLVFNKDFVLAALQGCMADPTLARPTGPWMLLTRIVMAVMAVLQAIIIGLARIPVLSWAVEIIARTFTRNGFGFFLRSAYWKGQLKSLGQNTIIDQNVEIWGAENVTIGSHCHIDTFVRLGAGNRKQGQRGSIEIGNYVHLGPGVHIAGRGGVKIGDLVGVSANAHIYSATGVAMIPSDPGLLVSMSHMAPKDQQLVNEAPVLIEDYAFIGIMARIMPGVTIGRGAIIHANTELARSVPAFSNFGGTPRGRHIGWRKPLRRSLLLGTDGNGNLSEWGKSPQKTTERTTPQGSNSPAIDERNESSQRSKS
- a CDS encoding VOC family protein translates to MTGTPFGRFHHVGMAVQNTGQAMGLLRALLGAEPEGPRYEDSNQGVFVQFLRAADLRIELLEPAGSPGPLDSILRRGIALYHICYEVDDLDERLLGLVNGGANLLSAPKPAVAFGGRRVAFVMVQGLMIELVEGE